From Clostridia bacterium, one genomic window encodes:
- a CDS encoding Gfo/Idh/MocA family oxidoreductase: protein MTHKGGIIGFGGMGSWHYEHAKETPVNYVAVYDVDPERLKVAREQGLKAYETLEAFLADDSFDVVLVSTPNNFHHDMVVAALEAGKNVVCEKPVAMSSAELLDMTAAAERAGKVFTIHQNRRWDADLDIVRRAIDQDLLGELFTVESRVHGQNGAMYGWRAFKVAGGGMMLDWGVHQIDQLIHLFGRKVESVFCTMASIKTREVEDYFKLIIRMKEGPTLQIETGTYNLIQMPRWYVCGSKGALQIDTWGKPGKVVRATKEEFEWTPVILHTAAGPTRTMSPRPKDTLEELEIPEQWPDWRDFYRNVAAVIDGEAKELLVKPDEALYVMRIMEAAFKSAETGEAVTFE from the coding sequence ATGACACACAAGGGCGGAATAATCGGCTTCGGCGGCATGGGGAGCTGGCATTATGAGCACGCGAAGGAGACCCCGGTCAACTACGTCGCCGTTTACGACGTCGACCCCGAGCGCCTGAAGGTCGCGCGGGAGCAGGGGCTGAAGGCCTACGAAACGCTCGAAGCCTTCCTCGCGGACGACTCCTTCGACGTCGTCCTCGTCTCAACGCCGAACAATTTCCATCACGATATGGTCGTCGCCGCGCTCGAAGCGGGCAAAAACGTCGTCTGCGAGAAGCCCGTCGCGATGAGCAGCGCGGAGTTGCTCGACATGACGGCGGCGGCGGAACGCGCCGGCAAGGTCTTCACCATCCACCAGAACCGCCGCTGGGACGCCGACCTCGACATCGTACGCCGCGCGATAGATCAGGATCTGCTCGGCGAACTTTTCACCGTCGAGAGCCGCGTCCACGGGCAGAACGGCGCGATGTACGGCTGGCGCGCCTTCAAGGTCGCCGGCGGCGGCATGATGCTCGACTGGGGCGTGCACCAGATCGACCAGCTCATCCACCTCTTCGGCCGCAAGGTCGAGAGCGTCTTCTGCACTATGGCGAGCATCAAGACGCGGGAGGTCGAGGACTACTTCAAGCTCATTATAAGAATGAAGGAAGGGCCGACGCTCCAGATCGAGACCGGCACCTATAACCTCATCCAGATGCCGCGCTGGTACGTCTGCGGCAGCAAGGGAGCGCTTCAGATAGACACCTGGGGCAAGCCCGGCAAGGTCGTCCGCGCCACCAAGGAGGAGTTCGAGTGGACTCCCGTCATCCTGCACACCGCCGCGGGCCCGACCCGCACGATGTCCCCGCGCCCGAAGGACACCCTCGAGGAGCTGGAGATACCGGAGCAGTGGCCCGACTGGCGCGACTTCTACCGCAACGTCGCCGCCGTCATCGACGGCGAGGCGAAGGAGCTGCTCGTCAAGCCGGACGAGGCGCTCTACGTCATGCGGATAATGGAAGCGGCGTTCAAGTCCGCCGAGACCGGCGAAGCGGTCACGTTTGAATAA
- a CDS encoding serine acetyltransferase, whose amino-acid sequence MNYAKLKTKLPELLNALRGVIYPEVFGPSDGASVAAAELRARALLAELLPEVCDLPCRAGAAASRNDSREITDALMARMPAVRELLETDLVAAYEGDPAATCREEIITAYPAFEAMSVFRVAHELYALGVPMLPRMMTEYAHSRTGIDIHPGATVGRYFFIDHGTGVVIGETTVIGDRVKLYHGVTLGAKSFDVAPDGSLVKGVKRHPNIGNNVVIYAGATILGGDTTIGDGCVIGGNVWLTHSVPAGKTVTAAHERVAEKEHNEESEGSIKVFL is encoded by the coding sequence ATGAACTACGCTAAGCTTAAAACGAAGCTGCCGGAGCTGCTGAACGCGCTCCGCGGCGTGATATACCCCGAGGTGTTCGGCCCGTCGGACGGCGCTTCCGTCGCCGCGGCGGAACTGCGCGCCCGCGCGCTCCTCGCGGAGCTGCTGCCGGAGGTCTGCGACCTGCCGTGCAGAGCGGGAGCCGCCGCTTCCCGCAACGACAGTCGGGAGATCACCGACGCGCTAATGGCGCGTATGCCCGCGGTGCGCGAGCTGCTCGAGACCGACCTCGTCGCCGCCTACGAAGGCGACCCCGCCGCGACCTGCCGCGAGGAGATAATCACGGCGTACCCGGCGTTCGAGGCGATGAGCGTCTTCCGCGTCGCTCACGAGCTTTACGCCCTCGGCGTGCCGATGCTCCCGCGCATGATGACGGAATACGCCCACTCGCGTACCGGTATCGACATCCACCCGGGCGCGACCGTCGGCAGATACTTTTTCATCGACCACGGCACCGGCGTCGTCATCGGCGAAACGACCGTGATAGGCGACCGCGTCAAGCTCTACCACGGCGTAACGCTGGGCGCAAAGAGCTTCGACGTCGCGCCGGACGGCTCCCTCGTCAAGGGCGTCAAGCGCCATCCGAACATCGGCAACAACGTCGTCATCTACGCCGGCGCGACCATCCTCGGCGGCGACACCACCATCGGCGACGGCTGCGTCATCGGCGGCAACGTCTGGCTGACACATTCCGTCCCGGCGGGCAAGACCGTCACCGCCGCGCATGAGCGCGTCGCGGAGAAGGAACATAATGAAGAATCTGAAGGCAGCATAAAAGTATTTCTGTAG